In Poecile atricapillus isolate bPoeAtr1 chromosome 12, bPoeAtr1.hap1, whole genome shotgun sequence, one DNA window encodes the following:
- the AMOT gene encoding angiomotin, whose amino-acid sequence MRNSEEQAATTVLQRLLQEQLRYGNPNDNRNLLALHQQATGNAPPFSSTGSPASQNEGLSSQDHQLVTHAARQEPQGQEIQVDNSIMEKQLSPRLQNSEDLPTYEEAKVQSQYFRGQPHASVGAAFYVTGVTNQKMRTEGRPTVQRVSPGKVHQDEGLKDLKQGHVRSLSERLMQLSLATSGVKAHAPVTSAPLSPLSPLSPQQSSDPYKNSGSNEFYKNSVQPPSQPSMKGMEQRGPPPEYPYKNMSTPSMNCKPQDSGHFYSDHRMSQQGRSDGPMMRYQHPPEYGSVRQNPDVQLQLQQRPPHHHSPTSSLTSLGSLTLLQSPPPSRLSPSQHQQPLTPSQADPGVLPRTQQPFLSNPVHQGDLYRLCQPFLGPQQQQGDSYSVMPRAQQIPSPYQQMQVDPFAIVSRAQQMVEILSEENRSLRQELDGCYEKVARLQKLETEIQQVSEAYKNLEKSSSKRDALEKAMRNKLEGEIRRLHDFNRDLRERMETANKQLAEKEFEGSEDNRKTISQLFAQNKETQREKEKLEIELAAARSTNEDQRRHIEIRDQALNNAQAKVVKLEEELKKKQVYVEKVEKMQQALVQLQAACEKREQLEHRLRTRLERELESLRMQQRQGTSQAANVSEYNATALMELLREKEERILALEADMTKWEQKYLEESVMRQFALDAAATVAAQRDTTVINHSPNPSYDTSLEARIQKEEEEILLANRRCLDMEGRIKTLHAQIIEKDAMIKVLQQRSRKEPGKTEQLSSMRPAKSLMSISNAGSGLLSHSSTLSSTPILEEKREDKSWKGSLGVLLGTEYRSESIPSTPSPVLPSTPLLSAHSKTGSRDCSTQTDRGSEQGKAAPSPAAPTPARLPSTNLTYSAEKTDGPLFHSSTLERKAPVQTVGQDLPDGEMVEYLI is encoded by the exons ATGAGGAATTCAGAAGAACAAGCAGCTACGACAGTTTTACAGcgcctgctgcaggagcagctccgaTACGGGAACCCAAATGACAACCGCAACCTTCTCGCCTTACACCAGCAAGCCACAGGGAATGCCCCCCCTTTCAGCAGCACCGGCAGCCCGGCCTCTCAGAACGAAGGGCTGAGCTCCCAGGACCACCAGCTCGTAACTCATGCTGCCCGCCAGGAGCCCCAGGGCCAGGAGATACAGGTGGACAACAGCATCATGGAGAAGCAGCTCTCGCCGCGGCTCCAGAACAGCGAGGACCTCCCGACCTACGAGGAGGCCAAGGTGCAGTCGCAGTATTTCCGGGGCCAGCCGCACGCCAGCGTCGGGGCCGCCTTCTACGTCACGGGCGTCACCAACCAGAAGATGAGGACTGAAGGGAGGCCCACGGTGCAGCGGGTGAGCCCGGGGAAGGTGCACCAGGACGAAGGACTGAAGGACCTGAAGCAAGGCCACGTGCGCTCCCTGAGCGAGAGGCTGATGCAGCTGTCCCTGGCCACCAGCGGGGTCAAGGCCCACGCGCCCGTCACGAGCGCGCCGCtctccccgctgtccccgctctCTCCCCAGCAGTCCAGCGACCCTTACAAAAATTCTGGCTCCAATGAGTTCTACAAGAACTCGGTGCAGcccccttcccagcccagcatgaAAGGAATGGAGCAGCGGGGGCCTCCCCCTGAGTATCCTTACAAAAACATGTCCACCCCGTCTATGAACTGCAAACCCCAGGACTCGGGGCATTTCTATAGTGACCATCGCATGAGCCAGCAGGGACGATCTGATGGGCCTATGATGAGGTATCAGCATCCCCCTGAGTATGGCTCAGTCAG GCAGAACCCAGATGTGCAGCTGCAGTTACAGCAGAGACCGCCTCACCACCACAGCCCAACTTCTTCCTTGACATCCCTGGGATCTTTGACTTTGCTGCAGTCTCCGCCACCCTCTAGGCTGTCCCCTTCCCAGCACCAGCAACCTCTGACTCCCAGCCAGGCAGATCCTGGCGTTCTGCCACGGACCCAGCAGCCTTTCTTGTCCAACCCAGTCCATCAGGGAGATCTGTACCGACTATGCCAGCCCTTCCTCGGcccgcagcagcagcaaggcGACTCCTACTCCGTGATGCCCCGGGCCCAGCAGATCCCTTCCCCCTACCAGCAGATGCAAGTAGATCCTTTTGCCATCGTTTCCAGGGCCCAGCAAATGGTGGAAATCCTGTCAGAGGAGAACCGGTCCCTACGACAGGAGCTGGATGGGTGCTATGAGAAAGTGGCCCGGCTGCAGAAG ctggaaacagaaattcagCAAGTTTCAGAGGCATACAAAAACCTGGAGAAATCATCCTCTAAGCGGGATGCCCTGGAAAAGGCCATGAGAAACAAACTGGAAGGAGAAATTCGTAGGCTTCACGATTTCAACAGGGATCTAAGAG AACGCATGGAGACAGCCAACAAGCAGCTGGCAGAGAAGGAGTTTGAGGGGTCTGAAGACAATCGGAAAACCATCTCCCAGCTCTTTGCACAAA ACAAGGAGACACAGCGGGAAAAAGAGAAACTGGAAATAGAGCTGGCTGCTGCCCGCTCCACCAACGAGGACCAGCGGAGACACATCGAGATCCGAGACCAGGCCTTGAACAATGCTCAGGCCAAGGTGGTGAAACTGGAGGAGGAG ctgaaaaagaagCAGGTCTATGTTGAGAAGGTGGAGAAGATGCAGCAGGCCTTGGTTCAGCTGCAGGCAGCGTGTGAGaagagggagcagctggagcaccGGCTGCGCACCCGGCTGGAGAGGGAGCTGGAATCTCTCCGCATGCAGCAG CGTCAGGGCACATCTCAGGCTGCCAATGTCTCTGAGTACAACGCCACGGCGCTCATGGAGCTCCTGCGTGAGAAGGAAGAGAGGATCCTTGCTCTGGAAGCTGACATGACCAAGTGGGAACAGAAATACTTGGAGGAAAGTGTGATGAGACAGTTTGCTTTGGATGCAGCTGCGACCGTGGCTGCTCAGAG GGACACCACGGTGATCAACCACTCACCCAACCCCAGCTACGACACCTCACTGGAGGCTCGCATccagaaggaggaggaggagatccTGCTGGCCAACAGGAGATGTCTCGACATGGAGGGAAG GATTAAGACCCTGCACGCTCAGATCATCGAGAAGGATGCCATGATCAAAGTGCTGCAGCAGCGCTCCCGCAAGGAGCCTGGCAAGACGGAGCAGCTCTCCTCCATGAGACCTGCCAAGTCCCTCATGTCCATCTCCAACGCTGGCTCAGGCTTGCTGTCCCACTCCTCAACGCTGAGCAGCACCCCCATCCTGGAGGAGAAGAGGGAGGACAAGAGCTGGAAGGGCAGCCTGG GTGTTCTCCTGGGAACAGAATATCGCTCTGAATCCATCCCCTCCACCCCCTCTCCTGTCCTTCCCTCCACACCATTGCTGTCAGCCCACTCCAAGACAGGCAGCAGAGACTGCAGCACCCAGACAGACCGGGGCAGTGAGCAGGGCaaagctgctccttcccctgcagctcccaccccaGCACGACTCCCCAGCACCAACCTGACCTACAGTGCAGAGAAAACAG ATGGGCCACTCTTCCACTCCAGCACTCTTGAAAGAAAAGCCCCTGTTCAGACTGTGGGGCAGGACCTCCCAGATGGAGAGATGGTAGAATACCTCATCTGA